The Oncorhynchus nerka isolate Pitt River linkage group LG13, Oner_Uvic_2.0, whole genome shotgun sequence sequence TGAGCACAGGGGGAAAGGGCAGTCTCAGCATCACACGTGCTTACATTAACTGTGTCCCTGGCTCCCATAGGATACACAAAGAAGTCTAATCAGTCTAAATAAGAGGTTCAACTGCATTTGCTCCAGCCTCAGCTTCAACTTCATTTACAGTGGTGGTAGAGCACCTTTCACCGTAATCAGACAAATATTTACCAGTTTGTCCAGAACTGCTTGCTTGTCAGTGATCTGCTGCTCAGTGTTCTTGAGCCTCTcgttgctctcctgcacctgctgTTCCAGACCTGCAATCTGTAAGACATTGAGCAACATGGGGCCGTGTGTGAGAGCACAAGAAGAAAGACTGAAGAGAGAGCACAGGTCTGAAATGCTTACATCCTTCTCTCCCACCAGTGCCCGTTCTCTTACCTGTTCGTCcgttctctctctgtagttcttgGAAGAGTCGTCTTTGTGCCGTAGCAGGTTCTGTAGTTCAGTTACATGGTGGTTGATTCTGGATATCTGGGAGAGTAAAGATACAATATGCTTACCAGATGTGCTCACACAATTGTTCATTTGTTGCTGTTATGCAATGGAGCATCTAAGCCAGTTGCATGTGAAGTAGTATATCATTGTGATGAAGAGGCTGTTTACCTGAGTCTCCAGTGAGCTAACCGTGTCCGCATGGTTGGTGCGTGCCTGCAGCAGCTCCACTCTCATGTCCTCCAGCGTCTGCTCCAGAGTGGACTTCTACACATTACCACACAGGGGGGGGGACGAGGATTGCTCAACACTTGAACTGACCATCTGCACTGGCTCTCTGCACCttagcacacatgcactcactcacacacccatATGCACAAACACACTCACGCTGCATACACACCACGACTGCTCCTATTGGACTTTATTTATTATTGCTAAAAATATCTCCATATCCCACTTCCCCGGCACACGTGTAAATATTATACTTTACATTTGTTTGAGTGCCTTCCTTGTATTTATACTTTTGCTAAATGTTTATTCTATTGTTACTctattaaccctttacactcgtacccgtatacaggttgaaaatggcagatttggacaCTGATAAGCGGCTAAATTGGAACGAAGTGGCTGAACAGTAAGATGCTATAAATGATGTCAGATCTCAGCCTCTGTGCTTCACAGCGCTGTCTGCGTTTTGACTGACAGCTGTTCTGAACATGAGCACCGAATGGGACCAGTAGTTGCCTCCATCCCTCACGCTAATTGGGCAACTGGAAGAAATTGGCCGCAGAACACGCACCTAAATGCACTCACAATTCCTTTCTATGATCATCAGAATGATgatctgtttctctgaattgccttgtgGAAGCCTAACTAATTCGTATTTTAGAACTTTGCTAATTGTGTTGGCAATAGAGCAAcctttcaaatgatgcccacctgacaAAGAATGCAATTTATAATGGACCGTTTTGGGATTTCGTAATTGTGTGAGGCGGGGCTGCGCtcaaaacaactacaagtgtgttcgctctagttcctcaacgccacagctaggagagctctaAAAACACCTTTctagttgaagactcttctttgagtcatcAAAGTACATGGAAGtgacttaggaactgtgcacactttggagacAGCAATTAGTCCTCTCAGTCAAACCCTTGTTATTattttgtcttatgttgcacctacacCACATTCTTTCAGGAACATTCTTATGTTACTACATTTATCCAGAATATTTTAAGATTTGCTTATCAACAAACGTGGCagaaagtacagtaaatgtaaaatgcacaaaaTCAACAGTGCAATGTGTCGTGTCAGGTGTACTGCTGTATCCTGAACTTTGGTCTAATAATTTCCCCATAATCTTCTAACTGCTCTTTCAATTGCTACCGTGCTTATGcatttcatatttcttctgtaagaaacatttcaatgtagccctatccatataggccaagGGTTAAGCTTCTATTTGTGTTCATTATTTGTTCGATTCTTATGGTTGTCGtactgttgaaaggtgaacctgcaagtaagcatttcattggaccGTGTCCACCATGTGTTTCTGTCCACATGACTAATAAACTTGACTTGAAATGCATCACcattcaaatctaattttattcgTCACCTActtcgtaaacaacagatgtggactaacagtgaaatgcttacttacggttCTCTATGGTCTTTTCCTTATACCAATTCCACAGGAGTCCCTCTGTCTTTAGGATTAGCTGACTGCTGTAGTTACCTCTTTGAGCAGCTCCTGGAGGAGCTCGTCTTCACTCAGGTTGCCCTGCAGACGTCTCTCCAGAGAGGAGACCTTCTCCTGCAGGTCCAGCAGCACACGCTCCCTGTCCTCATCAGTCACTGCTGCCTGGGGACcacaacagggagagagagggatgggtcaATTACAGAGCACactgggtgaggaggaggggttagatatgggcaattccatggtaacggAAATACGCTGACACTtcgatttttcactttaaaatgtatgccaaacaaaaacttACTGGAAAAAGTGCAGATTTGGAAAACAGAAATATGGAATTGCCCATATAAGGAGTTACATTGTGATCTGGTCTTACCTTGTGTTGCTGCAGCTTCAGGGCATTGTAATCAGTTTGTAAGGTATAGAGAGACTTCTCTACAGCTGCTTCAGCGCTCCGCgactgagaacacacacagagagattgcTACATTGTGAATAATTTTATAAACTGTTATCATCACATTTATCTAACTGTATTCATATGTTGTCATTACAGATATGTACCACTTCAACACAGTGAAAGGATTTTTCAAGGAAGAATCTATGGGTTAGAGGACTAACCTTCTGGAAGTCCTCAGACACCTGTTGGATGACCTTCTGCAGGTTCTGGCCTCTGCCCTCCAGCTCAGCGATCTTCTTCTCCGCCTTCTCCTTGACCTCCAGCAGCTCCTTTCTTAAATgagacccccacacacacacacacacacacacacacacacacacaaccctgtaCTGTTAGACAACAACCAAATCCTCAGGCAACCCAGAAGAAAACAGGCAAACTCTCCCTTATacaacttttttattttattttaaaaagagGTTAGGGGAGCAAGATCTTGCAATCAATGTGTCCTGTCCTAACCTTTCGATCTCCAGCTCGGTGTTGAGCCTGCAACTTTCCTGATGCTCCTCTCCCAGAGCCCGCAGCTTCTCCTGGGCTTCGGACAAACCCTTCTTGGCCGTCTGCAGTTCGGTCTCCTTCTGCTGGAGCTCTCGCTCCCGCAGGCCCTGCTGCTCCTCCTTCCTCAGTAACTACCAGAACGAAACAGGAGACACCACAGAAAGGACGTCACTAAAACAAAATGTCTAACTACTATTATTGTCTAGGGTAATAGGAACACTTTTTTTCTCCCACCAAAGTGCTGTTTAACCAAGGTGGATGGCTACCGACATAGCTACAGCTTGGATCAgaatagacagacagataaagcATAAAACTACCATATGTTTTGAATTGCCTCCTACATGCCACGTGGTGGGTTAGAGTTAGACAGTAGGACCTTGTTGTCAGTAGTGCGTACCATGTGTTTGACTTTGGCGAGCTCCTGCTGCTGGAAGCCATCCAGCTCGTCCAGGTCATCCCTCTTCTGGAACAGAGTAAGGCTCTGCTCCATCATCTCATCTAGCCGCACAGACAGAGATGCCTTCTCCTGAGGGGCCCCAGACAGAAGAGATCTCTCATCTACACAGGcaatgactgactggctgaatgagAACCTAGAATATTAGTTAGATGTTAGGAGTACCTGCTCCAGCGTAGACATCCTTTCCATCCATTCCTACAGACAAAGACAGGAATTAATcaaactataaacacacacaaacgtatGCCTCGTGGTGCAAAGGATATGATGCTCACCTGATCTTTCTTGTCCAGGGCCAAAGCCATGCCTTCGGCCATTTTGGCTCTATTGGTCTGGTGAGTCTCATTCTGGTCCTGCAGTTTCCTCATGGAGGCTGCatagtaaaagagagagaaagaggggagagagagagagagaatgagcaatAGAACTGGCTAGCCAAAGATGTCTCAATTGAAACAGCAGGTTGTAGATTTGTCAGTGGTTAGTAGCTGCTAGCTTTGAAAGGGTGAGAGTAATATTGACCATAGAATGTGTCCAGTAAGCAAAGGCTAGGTGTTTCCCAGAAGCAGGCAAGCAGTGCATCTAACCATGGCCAACACAGACATCCCAAATTGACTTATTTGTATAGATGTTTATTGGTTACATTGGTGTTTGTTATAACATTGATTATTATAAAAAAGGGGAAGTAATAGACATTTACATACTAATAAAACTTCCACTGTTTTATATGGTCTCACATAATTGTCATAGCAGAAATACTTACCTACTTCCAAACAGTGCCacaaacatttaaaaacaatTATATGTCAACAAGCATGTAAGTCCCTTGTttcaacaatatatatatttttttaaatatggaAACCTATAGATGTGACAGCATATGATTCTCAACCCCTCCTTGATCGATTGACGGTGCGTTGGGTGACCATTACCACAGCCAGCAGACAAAcaaatgagagaaagaaagaacgcAAAATGGGAGGAGATTGGAGAAAAGGTACGTACAATCCTGATGTTTTTCTAATGCAATTTCAAGCTTGTCCTTGGTCTTCTGCATAAGTCGGAGCTGCTCAGCGTAGTCTAGAGGCAGGAGGTGTGGTGATGGAACACCAACAGCACATAAAacaaacacgtacacacacacaggaaagggGGGCAGGTGGATGAGGGTAAAAgccatggggaggaggaggaataaaataaaaacatgattgagaaaaaaatgaaagaaaaaaaaatgattttcttAGATGAGAAAACCATCCTGGTTAAGAGGCTGCGTGAAGATGTGCAACCTTTAACCTTTTCTAAGGggtcacacacaccacctctAAGGGAGGAGTAGCTATCACACTAATCTGGGAGAAAAAAACACACAGAACCTAAAAGGTAGACTAAATGCCATGGCATTTGCTCTTAATGTTCACCAGATGGAAATGTGGTAAATAATcattgtaaaatatacaatatCATACCATTTGTGAGGTGCGGTGTTAAGTTcaaaagccatgaggtcgagaCTGAAGCCAGACACCCGTTGGTTATGTGACCTTTCACCTGAGCGTACTGCTCTTGGTAAAAGCTGTCTAAGTACACTAgacacagatctagaatcagcttaCCCACCACCAAACCTAACCTTAATTGTTGTTGGGGTAAACGCAAAACTATCCTTAGATGAGTGTCTAGGCCTGGGTGCAACCACCTCATCCTACTCTGATTAAACTGGTTCCATACAGACATGTCTTACCTGATAGTTTGGCCTCCAGCTTGCGAATCTGATCATTCCTCCTGAGGATCTGGGAAGAGAGGTCGTCCCTGGAGCTACTGCCATCAGAGGCCTGGAGGTCAACACAAACACAGAGAATAGAGGGGTTCCTCATTAGCACAGCAGGTCACACTGGAGCTTCCATGGTTATGTGGCAGAAGGTACTAGAAACATATGTTGTGGATGTTGAAGAGTCTGAAATATCCCACTTACAAGATATATCAAAATTATATTTCATATCAGAGGTACACAACTCATATCTATGAGTGTGTTtagggcaattccatggtaacagaatgatgccGAGACTCAATTACAATTAAAAAACAATTACTTCAAATTTAAACAAACCAtgcaactctatgcacaaggactacttttaacaatttccagtGAACATTTTACAAAATCACATTTTACTCAgagaacagtgcagatgcaaaccgtcattgttactaaacttTGCATTTGCACTGCTCTTCGTGCAAATGTGTTGTTGTTCAATTTTCTGTGGAAATGGCCCTTTACCTAAATGTGATGTCATCCTGATTTCACTTCACTACAAATTTGATGAGGGATAGCCTACCAGTTGATTTGATCTCACTGCCAGTCAATGACTTAAATAATTAAAAACGGTGCAAACGAGAAAGGAAAGACATCAGCCCCAAGACACTGGATCTGGCGAACACTGTAAAATCAGCCACTCCATTCAGTGTCAAACATGGAGGGGGGGGGCAGAAAATACCAACTGAACAGATCAACACTTCTGATGCTTTTCCAGTAACATCAACACAATTCAGTATCTAATGATATTCTGAAAGTTATATCAGGTCTAAAACAGCAGTGCAATGTGGAATAACACCATCACATTGACTACTAACTAGCCTCAAAGATTTAAGCGGAATTGtctcaacatacagtatgttaagCTACCTTCTCCAAAAGAGAAAAGGACCATTGTGTTTGTTTGTTCTAGTGCCTACTTGTCATGTGTGGTCAagtgaacagagcagggcagatCTGACACCTGAGCTGGAGCTTCATGTTACACAGGTTTGTGCCTTAAGACTCAACAATACATTAAAGGCAtagtttgggattttggcaattacTTTTTATGCATCTGCTTCCGGTATGAAGAAAGTTCAGTTTTGCTAGCTATTGCTAACTAATGTTAGCGCAATGACAAAGTCTACAGGAACAGCTAGCATGCTTGCTGtttccatagacttccagtcattgcgcttaAACTAGTTAGCAATtacgctaacgctagttagcaacttccttcaaactgcatgcagagacataaaaatgatgTTTAAGACATCATCCGACTCTGGGTAAGTAAAGAACGGGCCTCATTGCCGAAtcctgaactatccctttaacctgCTCTACAATGGGGAATATTTCTGAATTAATGTCATCATTGACAAAAGAGTGGTGGTATCGTACATTTACACACTTGACCATGGAATCCACTAGCTTCTGGATGCCGATCTCCAGACACACCTAACCATATAACAGGCTAGCTGACTCACTGACTCAAATCATAATCCAAGAGACACTGTCGACTTGTATATAAAAAGACAATTACACCAAACGTCAAATTGCAGCAAATTGCTTCACTGCTCTTTCCCTGTAAGTCTTGTACATTAGGCCTACTTTTTTGCTGATATTCATAAAGCCAATAGTGAATGCAGCACTGTTGACATCACGGTGCAGGGGCGTTCTGATATGCTGCATGTAAACGGTAGTGAATTACGTCATCATGACAGTCCCTGGGGCTCTTATCTGGCCACAGAGGGAAACACTAATGGAGGGCCTGGGCCATTACGGTCAGGTAGGGGCCACAGAATCTCTCAAAACACTGAGAAAGCCTATCATGTTTTAGATCAGTTATGTTGAATTGAAAGAGCGTAAATGATATACATTACCTTTGTTTGCATTTCATATGTGCAAAACTTAAGCCTATTCAAATTAGAGGCCAGAAGCCATCTTTTTTTCCTTGAGGTCTTCCTTGTAGAATAGCCTGGGTAACCTTGTTTCGTGTCATACGACCAACTACTCTTCATGGGTTCAAAAGATGACTGGCATGGACTGTGTGACAGTGAGGTAACAATACTGGTACTTACAAAATCATCCCCGGAGTCTGCTCCCACTGACGTAATGGACTCTTTGCTGCAGGAGCGAGGCATACGGACTCCGGTCCGGGGAGCTGTGGCAGCCTCCTCAGCAATCTTTTTTTTCAATTTGGCAAACATCTCCACCTTGCCTTAGTGTTTCTTTACCCAAGTGTACTGCCTGCTACTAGTTCTCTCTCCAAAAGCTCCACAATGCAAGTGCTCTGTCACTCAGGCTGTGGTCGTTCAGGGTCCCAGAACAGCTGTATTCCAGTGTAGCCTCCTCTCACAGGCAGGGGAACTGTCATTGTCATTCCTCTTTCAATCTGAAATAGACAACAGAGAGTGAGTCATGGCAATCAGCACGAAAACTATTAGAGATGCAGAATGAGGATATGCTACAGTCTGTAGCTACCTTATACGTCGTTTTGGCCTTATGATTTGTCATGTCACCAGATTAGTTGACAGATTGGTGACAGCAGGTTTAGCTAGCAGGTTTACGAATACATACATATGAAGAGGCTAATGATATTTCAGCTGGATGACAAGACGAtgtaaattagctagctagctactcagtATTGGCAATGATAACTGCCTGTTTGCTTGCTTTCGTTAGCAGTTTCCGAATAATTCGTTACCATTCTGTAAAAAGCCCAACATTTCGAGATTTAAGAAATCCATCGGTCCCAGCTAACTGTTCACGGCTGTTTGATCATGAATTCCAGGAAAAGACAGATGATTTAAACAAATGATAGCTATCAGCTAGCTCCCTAGCTAGTTATTGTTATCCTAGCTAGCGAATTTAGCCAGCTGATCAAGGGAATCTCTTACCGTATGAACTCCAACAAAGTCACACATTCCTAGAGAAGCCCATTGTGTTTAACGTATTCTCTGCGACGAGTAACAACTCTACCGTTTCCCAATATAATACATCTACAAATATACTGTTTTACGACAAATGTGTTACTATGTCTGGACTCTATTTTGGCTAGCTCTCTTACATCAACACGTAATATGCCAGTACACTCTGCGTCCGTGTTCATTGGACAAATCTAAAAGGGTGTGGAAAGGGATTCGCTCTACTTCATGTCAGTCAACAAAAACAGTATGCTGGAACCTGGAGGTCATAAAATGCATTGATTACACACTACGtggccaaatgtatgtggacacttcTTCAAATTattggattcagctatttcagccacacccgttgctgacaggtgtatacaatcgagcacacaaccatgcaatctccatggtTGGAGTAtaatggcccatactgaagagctcagtgactttcaaagtggtaCCATCATAGgacgccacctttccaacaagtcagttcatcaaatttctgccctggtcaactgtaagtgctgttattgtggagTGTAAACGTATAatagcaacaatggctcagccgcgaagtggtaggtcacacaagctcatagaacgggTCAGGCAAGTGCTGAAGCTTGAAAGCACATACAAATGGTCTGtaatttaaaccaaatacttttagacttttactcaagtagaaatGTATTGGGTgatttttacttgagtcattttctagtaAGGTATCTTTAATTTTACTTAAGTATGACAATTTGGTACTTTTTTCATCAATGGGAtcaattggaacgccgactgcgagccaggcctaatcgcccaacatcagtgcccgacctcactaatgctcttgtgactgaatggaagcaagtccccgtagcaatgttccaacatctagtggaatgtgcaaagggggggaccaactccatattaatgcccatgattttggaatgagatgttcgacaagcaggtgtgtacaaacttttgaccaTGTAGTGTATTTCATTGTATTTACTGATTAACAGTAATAGCATAATCTCTCATTTTGATAATTTCCATATTAACTAGTTTATCCTGTATCACAGTCAGTTCACACAAGTAACCACATCTAGTCTTACTGCTCTCATAGGCCTGCCCATCTTTAGATCAGTGGTCTTCATCTTAAGATGTGCTTCCCTCAATTATCAGGCTTATAGCTTTATTATAATACT is a genomic window containing:
- the LOC115139886 gene encoding golgin subfamily A member 1-like isoform X2; the encoded protein is MFAKLKKKIAEEAATAPRTGVRMPRSCSKESITSVGADSGDDFASDGSSSRDDLSSQILRRNDQIRKLEAKLSASMRKLQDQNETHQTNRAKMAEGMALALDKKDQEWMERMSTLEQEKASLSVRLDEMMEQSLTLFQKRDDLDELDGFQQQELAKVKHMLLRKEEQQGLRERELQQKETELQTAKKGLSEAQEKLRALGEEHQESCRLNTELEIERKELLEVKEKAEKKIAELEGRGQNLQKVIQQVSEDFQKSRSAEAAVEKSLYTLQTDYNALKLQQHKAAVTDEDRERVLLDLQEKVSSLERRLQGNLSEDELLQELLKEKSTLEQTLEDMRVELLQARTNHADTVSSLETQISRINHHVTELQNLLRHKDDSSKNYRERTDEQIAGLEQQVQESNERLKNTEQQITDKQAVLDKLQAEWSVERVSLQQQGQERAGRLEEQLTALQTEKDTEQTSAQARIRELEEARGCLLRGRDEADVALRRREEELEQARSELSSRQTVSVEIAMALEDTRKQKEELQLQVGQMTASHQTTSQELAHVTEQLKQREEELQTLRNELQTAQSSLSQLQEEGERLRAWAQEREEEKDSQLVSLRQELLTQNEHLDSCQSRVSELEVEVETLTLQLQTPEVCEPDQNGTVTVDDLDHMQEANRDLEQQLSDKNKTIKQLQQRLAELKRTLQKELKLKPETELEEKERAQEGRGERQERLDRTFTEPAASPAPGPNTTVTNTSDLNDSREINFEYLKHVVLKFMSSREAEAYQLIRAVSVLLNFTGEEEDMLKETLEYKMSWFGSKPSPKGIVRPSVSGAPAHWS
- the LOC115139886 gene encoding golgin subfamily A member 1-like isoform X1; amino-acid sequence: MFAKLKKKIAEEAATAPRTGVRMPRSCSKESITSVGADSGDDFASDGSSSRDDLSSQILRRNDQIRKLEAKLSDYAEQLRLMQKTKDKLEIALEKHQDSSMRKLQDQNETHQTNRAKMAEGMALALDKKDQEWMERMSTLEQEKASLSVRLDEMMEQSLTLFQKRDDLDELDGFQQQELAKVKHMLLRKEEQQGLRERELQQKETELQTAKKGLSEAQEKLRALGEEHQESCRLNTELEIERKELLEVKEKAEKKIAELEGRGQNLQKVIQQVSEDFQKSRSAEAAVEKSLYTLQTDYNALKLQQHKAAVTDEDRERVLLDLQEKVSSLERRLQGNLSEDELLQELLKEKSTLEQTLEDMRVELLQARTNHADTVSSLETQISRINHHVTELQNLLRHKDDSSKNYRERTDEQIAGLEQQVQESNERLKNTEQQITDKQAVLDKLQAEWSVERVSLQQQGQERAGRLEEQLTALQTEKDTEQTSAQARIRELEEARGCLLRGRDEADVALRRREEELEQARSELSSRQTVSVEIAMALEDTRKQKEELQLQVGQMTASHQTTSQELAHVTEQLKQREEELQTLRNELQTAQSSLSQLQEEGERLRAWAQEREEEKDSQLVSLRQELLTQNEHLDSCQSRVSELEVEVETLTLQLQTPEVCEPDQNGTVTVDDLDHMQEANRDLEQQLSDKNKTIKQLQQRLAELKRTLQKELKLKPETELEEKERAQEGRGERQERLDRTFTEPAASPAPGPNTTVTNTSDLNDSREINFEYLKHVVLKFMSSREAEAYQLIRAVSVLLNFTGEEEDMLKETLEYKMSWFGSKPSPKGIVRPSVSGAPAHWS